A section of the Labrus mixtus chromosome 15, fLabMix1.1, whole genome shotgun sequence genome encodes:
- the slc66a1 gene encoding lysosomal amino acid transporter 1 homolog: protein MSAATQIMGAIAVPTQSHFGSTTDSNFTSLCPNGSEWVWEGLRECARDGRDMASVFAGLVSILCFMVSSLPQYINSCKTGNMDSAISIWFLVLWLGGDSCNLVGSFLADQLPLQTYTAIYYVGADLVMLAMYIYYKMRNKTNDSSTITYVVGVACILGFTTSLVTLPGLGSQQELISSGFRSRTLLSAIDNIKPFTPKEIIGFSIGSVSSVLYLFSRLPQMHTNYKRKSTEGVSYFLFALVILGNTLYGLSVLLKNPDDGHGERSYLVHHLPWLVGSLGTLFLDIMISVQFLIYRKPKQVVDSESDERTPLMTS, encoded by the exons ATGTCAGCGGCTACACAG ATAATGGGGGCCATTGCAGTCCCTACACAGAGTCATTTTGGATCGACCACTGATTCAAACTTTACTTCCTTGTGCCCTAATGGGTCTGAATGGGTTTGGGAAGGGCTCAGAGAATGTGCCCGGGATGGCAGAGATATGGCCAGCGTCTTCGCAGGCCTCGTGTCCATCCTCTGCTTCATGGTGTCTTCTCTTCC ACAGTACATCAACTCTTGTAAAACAGGGAATATGGACAGTGCCATTTCTATTTGGTTCCTGGTGTTGTGGTTAGGAGGCGACTCCTGCAATCTGGTGGGCTCCTTCTTGGCAGACCAGCTTCCACTTCAG ACGTACACGGCCATTTATTACGTCGGAGCAGACTTGGTGATGCTGGCCATGTACATTTACTACAAAATGAGGAACAAAACGAATGACA GCAGTACGATCACGTATGTTGTGGGTGTGGCATGCATCCTGGGCTTCACAACCAGCCTAGTCACCCTTCCCGGGTTGGGCTCCCAACAGGAACTTATTTCTTCGGGGTTCAGGAGTCGCACGTTGCTCTCAGCCATCGACAATATCAAG CCGTTTACTCCTAAAGAGATTATCGGATTCTCCATCGGCTCGGTGTCGTCGGTGCTCTACCTGTTTTCCAGACTACCACAGATGCACACTAAC TACAAAAGGAAGTCGACAGAAGGGGTGTCTTACTTCCTGTTCGCTCTGGTCATCCTGGGGAACACCTTGTACGGCCTGAGTGTCCTGCTAAAGAACCCTGATGACGGCCATGGAGAGAGGAGCTACCTGGTCCACCACCTGCCCTGGCTGGTCGGCAGCCTCGGCACCCTCTTCCTGGACATCATG